A region of the Arachis hypogaea cultivar Tifrunner chromosome 15, arahy.Tifrunner.gnm2.J5K5, whole genome shotgun sequence genome:
cATAGCCAAAGTTTTCGGTGGTTGGGAGGATTCTTAccaagccttgccatggtggctcTCAGTCATGGTGCAGAAGATGCCTGGTTCAGTTGTTCAAATAGAAACACGACCACTGTACAACGGGAATGAGGAGGCGCAAGGTGTAAAAATACTTCATCGCGTATTttggagtttcaatccatgcatTAGGCATTCAGGCATTGCAAGCCCCTAGTTAAGGTTGACGGCACACACCTATACGGAAAATTCAATGGTACACTTCTAGTCACTGTTGCACAAGATGGAAACTAGAACATTGTGCCTATCGCTTTTGCCTTGGTGGAAGGGGAGACAGCTGATGCGTGGCACTTCTTTTTCAGGAATCTGCGAATGCATGTTGTTAGAAAAGACGGTATGAGTATGATCTCAGATCGGCATGAGTCAATACGGGCAGCAGTAAATCGTTCCGGAGGTGACTGGCAACCTCCAAGAGCATGGTGGATGTTTTGTATAAGGCACATCGACAGTAACTTCTTAAGGGCCTTCAAAGTCCCCCACTTGCAAAAGCTTGTTGTCAACATAGGCTATTCAAGAACGATGGAGGAGTACAATATCAACCATAAGAGGTTGGAAGAGCGAGGCGAGGCATATGCCAGGTGGTGCGATGCCATCGGACTCAGACATTGGGTATTGGCATTCGACAAGGGACATTGATGGGGCCATATGACGACGAACCTTGTCGAGTGCATTAATTCAGTTTTGAAGGATGCTCGTAATCTACCTATGTTGGCGCTGGTCCGAGCAACATATTATAGGTTAAATGAACTTTTTACGTGGAAGAGTGCCGAGACTCACGAACGCAAGCGTGCTGGATTTACTTACTCCGTACGAAAATCTCAGCAGATGTCCGTACGAGCCCATGTACCAATCCTGGTACTCCACCGTTGGTAAAAGTCCCAGGTCAAAGGGGTTGCTGATCTCGCAATCGACCATTTCGCCTGTTGGCCCACTCCACTATCCATGCCCCCATACAAAACTGTCCAGTCATGAAGCTGCACTCCATGTAGAACGATGCAATGCTAGTCCAGTGAAATATCCCTTGCTTCTGGTGAAGGAGGTTGTGCATACCCAAACTGACGCATCACTCGGTCCGTAGGGTGCCATTCGACATATTCGAACGACAACAACGGAGCAATGATGTCACACACCTCAAGATGACTATGCAACTCGTCGGGAATGATCAATCTGTCGTACGACTGCCACTCAAACTGCCACGTATTATTGGTATATTAGAATCCTAACATTAATGGTTGGAAATACGAATCACAAGAACAATAACTATTTACCTCCTGCATGTAGTCTATATCATGCCTGAATGTCTTTACGGTCTTCGATAACCACGCTGTGGTCCGTTTCGAATGACTCCACCTGAAACAtggttaattgaaaaaatttaaataagtcACCATAAATCAAACATGCATCGTGAATATAACACATGATTAAAATAAGACTTATTACCTCTTGGCAATTGGTATCTCAGCCGGTGGAAGGGTTTGTCTCGGTACGAGAGCAATACACGGCATTCGCTCCCATGCCCAAACAAACAACAGATTCAGAGGGCCATCCATCTCCTTTGTATCATATCGTGATGCACGACATAGTGCTCTGTAAAGATGTGCGAGACATGCTGTCCCCCAACTATAAGTATGGATCCGCTCGAAATCGCGAAGCAATGGTAGATATTTCGCATGGGCATATGCGGTCGACTTATCCGTGAAAAGCGTCGACCTTAACAAACAGAAGATCTGACATCTGACGTATCTCCTAATGGACTCCTCAGTGTCCAACGGATCTGCGTCTCTGATACGTCGAACCCAACCCAGCTTTATATAGGACTTCGAAGAATGAATGACTACTGGTTCACGACCGAATATCGCTACGCTCTGACTTTGAAGGAAGTCGCCACTACTATCTGTCCATCCACTCACAGGCTCTCCATCAATGGGTAGGCCAAATATATGAGCGACATCCTCCAATGTCACTGTAACCTCACCGGTCAGCAATACAAAGGTGTGGGTTTCTGGCCTCCACCTTTCAACCAGAGCAGCTAATAAGGGGTGAAATCCTCTTATGACCCGAATCCGAGAGACGTGGTAGAATCCCGTGGCACGTAAGTAGTTTTCGACCATCAGATTCCACGTCTGTGGCGGATCCAGTTTACGCACCAACAAATTCCTGTTAGGTTGCATCAACAAAGATATATGttacattaattaaataataatccttataaatattttaataaatattcacatatttattttaatatcttatttattaaaatatttaacatagcttatttatttatttattaaaaaattaaaatctttatttttttattgaataaaatatttaattcttacaaaaaaatttaagcgataacaatatttaataatatttaataacatttatcactttaaataaagtatttaataatctttatttatcaaattatttatttttttaataacaatatattttatatatatatacatatttattttattataatatttatttattaatatacgcaacatatttatttttaaaaaatcaaaatatttatttttttattctttaatatattcataataacaaaaattataaaaaattattaaaaaattacagaTTAACGTTTAtacataatttataaattataattatattcttaaaatattcataaaatacacaaaataatattctcattatatatatattatccaaCACCAATTCCAACAAAACATCAACTATGCAACATTACACTATCCTCATCCAAATCATCAATTACCACAACATATCATCTACACATATCAAATCCATCCAAATACACAATTCAAACTTAATCCTAAGGACATCTAGCTTAGGATTTCATACTATATTATACGGTatctaaataaaactaaaaccatacctttaATGACGGCGGTTTACACCCAACACTTTAAGTTTTCTCCGGGTcacactgatgcgtgagcatcttataccctttttctagttatttttatattatttttagttagattttatttacttttacttgattttagtgcaaaaatcacctttggatgctactttgagtttttcttgtatttttatggttttaggtgaaattcggagcattttagaaaaggatagagcaataAAGGAAAATGCTGGCAACACCCTCCCTGGGCGCTGAACGTCcacctggcattcaacgccagcaggGGGCACAACCAGAAGCGCGCATCTCCTCCTTAGTCTTGTAGTTGAAAGCCAGCAGCAGCCCGTTTCACACCTCTTTGAAGCCTccaagtggatttagcatttcctagttttttattttattttctttttgtaatctttatttacaaataatatcttttagattTAGCgtttattattaggttagtatttaaagaaaaagatcaattaggtttaggatcttcttctttCCGCACTTTTCATAATCctgttttctctgtaagttatgagcaactaaacctcctggtttaaggttaggagctctgtttatttttatggattaagattattattcttctattttaatatatgtttgattcaattctaaggtgttattttcgttcttaatcttatgaaacTGGGTGGAGCGGGAGTATGACCCTTTTGCTATatgtgttcttgtgattctcgggagagttatctcgcttgaactacagcttgagaATGCGCCTCCTAGATGGCTAATCACACAACCTGATGGGGATATGCAACATCTATCTAGCCGGGATTGGGGTGATTAGGGTCGTTGTGGTATAAACTAGCACTCTGAACTTCACCCTCCGGTCAGAATTGAATGACCACGAAAGTGGCGTTTGATGAGGATTATAGGAGAATAAATCactaagggattagggtttaatcacttacagtttgccatagaatgaatcattcattattaaaatagttagtaagaagtttTGATCCGGAAAAACAAACATCTCTGAGACCTTAACTTTTTTCCTATATTGATTTTACACCAaatctttattgctttctttattgtctttatttATGCGTTTTCAACAACAACCTCTTTTACTGTTTGCCTGACCAAGTCCAAcaggataaccattgcttgctcagtcgTCCGAAaattctcgtgggatcaaccctcactcacctgaggtattatttggatgactcggtgcacttgccggttaaatTGTGCGAGTTCTAAGTTCACGCACCACACCAAAGTTATCCACAGATCTAATTCCGCTCCAAAATCACCAGGTTACCTTCACTTCACCCCAACTAAAATCTCAACAAGTTCTATACCATCTAATAACAAGATTTCACATAGTTTATaccaaattcacaactcaaactTGGATAAATAATGGAAAAAGGTTCTCTTACCTTATTTCTTGTAGCTTTGGATTAAAATCTCGCTAGAACTCACAATTGAACTTTCcctaaatattaaaattcaagATATTCCTCAAAACTCAACCCAAAACACGAAAttgaaagagaattaaaaattgGATATGAGTTTCGAGATTTCTTACCACCTACTTAGATAGACTTGAAGAGTTCGACGAGGACGACGCGTGGTCATAAACAACTTGTCGATTGGAGCTTTGTAGCCAAAGTTATGATCAAATGAAATTTCAAGTGAATAGTAACCTAGGGCATGTTCTTCCTTTCCCGTCTCTTCTTTTCAGCTACATTTTCCCTTTCTATGTATTGTAATGAGCTGAAATAGCCTTAATGAAGGCTATTTATATGTTGGGTTTGGACCCTATTCACATATATGGCCCGTTTGGCCTAACTTTAagccaaaacttttaaaattagcgttttaattatttttaccatctcaattataaatttttaacttttaaacttTTCTCACTCATAAGTCATAATTAATTTTCTCGACTGTAGTATTGGACAGATCTCAACCGGTACTGCCGATCAAATTTTCAGTGCACATTTTTACGCAGAAAAGTATGCTTTCTCACTCAGAAAAATTTACTGAgttcaaatattatatttaaattcttaaattacaattgctaaattttctaactaTTCTTGCTCACATTTAatttattacttaattaattatagtttGACCAGGTTTTACATTAATAGCTAATCTCATGCTGCATAATCGCACTAAACACTTCCAATTAGATGTGCAACTTATTCGATACAAGTTTCGGTCAAATTCTCTTCACATTGTTCACATATCAAGGATAGATCAGATTGCAGATATCTTGGCTAAATCTTTATTTACTAGTACTTTTAACAAATTGAAATCCAAACTTTTGAGTGTGTTCAAAACCTTACTTGAGTTTAAAGGAGTATTAGGAGTACAAAATCAGATGTTAAGATTAGTTATTATGGTTAGGTCAGTTTGGTTAGTTAGAATTGAGTTATAAGTTAAATATTAGTTTCTGCAGATCATAGTAGTGCAGCATGATTAAAACACTATGTATATATATGGTTTGTATATGCTACTGATTCCTTAGTTCAGTTTCAATGTAATGCAATCTTAATGTTCAATTCTAAACACAAgtcttcatcttatcctctctaaTTCATCTATACTACAAATTTTGTTCTCATTATTTTTCTTGCCGCACAAGTGAAGAGCTTGAAATCCCtttatttattcatataaaaaattaatccttACTCTTTGACGAGtggatttctgctagtaaagaaattcacaaataaattctcgttgcaagtatagtttctaaaccagcaaagaatcctttcgtacaaaagtttggttgtcacttaagcaaacccaataaaatttataaccgaagtattcaaacctcgggtcgtctctcaagaaattgcagggaggtgtatttattattggttatggaagattatctttttggggtttttgaataagaaacaagaaaagtaaattgcaagaattaaagtaatgactaataaagctcttagcaaggtatgagaaatggaaatcctatcctagttatccttatcaattgtgatgagaattgttctttactcccacttagttaacccttactaaataaaggaaaatcaagtggactaattaatttgattcctcaagtcctagtcaacttctaaggaaagactagctttagagggatccaaatcaaccagcaaattccaattactaatcatcaaaggagtttgataactcaagtgtcaccaattaatcaattcaagctaagaacgtaaaaagctaaataaaaatcataaatctgaaatacctcaaattgcattaaatataaaatcaaatctaacattgaaaggttcataaaccaaattggaaaaataagtaattaacaagagaaatagatgaatcaaagcactagaataaataaaagtagttttctagagcctctctctctctagaaaactacatctaaaatctaaaattgtgaatatgaaagttgtatGATGAATGAatcgattcccccactttatagtctctaatctgtattttctgggctaaAAAATGGGttagaaatagcccagaaatcgcctctgatacgtccagcacgcgtggattgaattttctccaggtcacacgtgcgcgtgatccacgcgtgtgcaTCGCCTATCTTTGGGgcagctatggaaaattatatatcgttgcgaagctccggatgttagctttccaacgcaactagaagcgtctcatttggacttttgtagctcaagttatgaccatttgagtgcaaagaggtcagactGGACAACTTTaacagttccttcagtttcttgtattccttccacttttgcatgcttcctttccatcctcgaagccattcctgccctataaatcctgaaatcacttaacacacatatcaaggcatcgaatggtaataagagaggattaaacatagcaaatttaagaccaaagaagcatgtttccaatcatagcacataattaggaaggcaaatgtaaaacatgcgaattcaatgaGTAAGTGTGAGTATAGTGGAtataatccactcaattaagcacaaaatgtaccacaaaatagtggtgcatcaaatctccccacacttaaatattagcatgtcctcatgctaagctcaagagaaactataagagtgaagaggaatggtagaaagtatgtaatgcaacctatctatatgaatgcaactacatgcaaaatatttctaccaacttggtgaaaagtaaataaacctttcaagaacaaatatgaactggatttcactaattcaagtcataaaaatgaagtacaaatagacttgcaagaagaaaatagctcatgaaagccgggaacaaagaatcgagcctCGAAccttcaccggaagtgtatatactctaatcactcaactgtttaaggttcgattctctaaattctctactaaccttactTTCTaagaatttctcttcttctatcaatcaacataaatttgatgcacaaatacacatatcacgAGGTCTTTTAAGgtttgtaatggggttagggtcaaggtagaattgtatttggtcaagtggactaaaatctgaatccttaattaacctaaacttctcacctaacttaagacaatccatgtaatcaaaatacaaaacctaactatccattaaccatatttttcacatattcatgcatcctaattttgagtacagtacatatgaattgctttcaccatttactttggggaattttgtcccctttttattatttgctctttttcttttttttttctcctttattttatatatatatatatatatatatatatatttttttttttctcttatactttttttcttttgtttttctcaatgcacatgattaaattattgaatgcatgaacatgttctaaacatttttttcacattttctcaAGAATgtacaacacccaattcttaaacca
Encoded here:
- the LOC112747933 gene encoding uncharacterized protein, giving the protein MCTIRTISQDHSKLDSDTVAEAIRPLVETDPSIKVKSIIVKVQSRFNYTMSYRKAWLAKQKSIAKVFGGWEDSYQALPWWLSVMVQKMPGSVVQIETRPLYNGNEEAQGETADAWHFFFRNLRMHVVRKDGMSMISDRHESIRAAVNRSGGDWQPPRAWWMFCIRHIDSNFLRAFKVPHLQKLVVNIGYSRTMEEYNINHKRLEERGEAYARWCDAIGLRHWVLAFDKGH